The Cetobacterium somerae ATCC BAA-474 genome includes a window with the following:
- a CDS encoding BglG family transcription antiterminator, which produces MMTKRELEILKYFIKYNGKISYKLLSEFLCINERSIRYDIDKINEILKSNNYSQIEKVEKGQVEYKNLDILSIVIDKFIRCIDLTEYKDEIILFKVLFLERINLKNIEDELGVSRTSVKNILKVVKEKLKLNELKLEIEIQKGLILVGTEENIRKAQLKFILTYSKEIYFLNIIEKYYAEIDREKIEKFLNLIIDNTKHIISDEPYTNLYYYILIMIDRLKKGKSILEVENQVFFQGLKEYKVINKFLDILEKEYKIKVNLNEKVRLTDYFLGSHCYSAENSSYKFWIEIDIIAKKIIKIFSENMGVDLSKDKVLLKGIINHLKPTIHRLKNKQILENSILKDFLKLYKPIFMGTKKSIKPLKNFINLEITEDEIAFLAIHFKAALDRANKLENRKNNILVVCSSGYGTSKLLSQQINENFSVNIVEVIPFYRLKDYSLDSIDLIVGTINMDEVDLKKPCITINTILSKEDIILLENIGLSKRKSRIFLSDLLETFKRSGVIKNENILIKDLSLLMNEILINDIHEDEPKLSDMLEEVILDVECGSWEEAIRMAGKIMIETEICDITYIENIIERVKEFGPYMVMSNKVALPHSKNNGNVFKSKMVLMNFRNDILFPEETPVKTMLTFTSQDENGHLDALSNFLDLVSNYKFLEKLENNPSKKKVIDIIKKYEFLSNLGKNRDIN; this is translated from the coding sequence ATGATGACTAAAAGAGAGCTAGAAATTCTTAAGTATTTTATAAAATATAATGGAAAAATCAGTTATAAACTCCTTTCAGAATTTTTATGCATAAATGAAAGAAGTATTAGGTATGATATAGATAAAATAAATGAAATATTAAAAAGTAACAACTATTCTCAAATTGAAAAGGTGGAAAAAGGCCAAGTTGAATATAAAAACTTAGATATTTTATCTATAGTAATTGATAAATTTATAAGATGTATAGATTTAACAGAGTACAAAGATGAAATTATATTGTTTAAAGTTTTATTTTTAGAAAGAATAAATTTAAAAAATATAGAAGATGAACTTGGAGTTAGTAGAACTAGTGTAAAAAATATTTTGAAAGTAGTTAAAGAAAAATTAAAATTAAATGAGTTGAAATTAGAGATTGAAATACAAAAAGGTTTAATCTTAGTTGGAACTGAGGAGAACATTAGAAAGGCTCAATTGAAATTTATATTAACCTATTCAAAAGAGATTTATTTTTTAAATATTATTGAAAAATATTACGCAGAAATAGATAGAGAAAAAATAGAGAAGTTTTTAAATTTAATAATAGATAATACAAAACATATAATATCAGATGAACCATATACAAATCTTTATTATTATATTTTAATAATGATAGATAGATTAAAAAAAGGAAAATCTATATTAGAAGTTGAAAATCAAGTTTTTTTTCAAGGATTAAAAGAGTATAAAGTAATAAATAAATTTTTAGATATTTTAGAGAAGGAATATAAAATAAAAGTTAATTTAAATGAAAAGGTACGATTAACAGATTATTTTTTAGGAAGTCATTGTTATTCAGCTGAAAATAGTAGTTATAAATTCTGGATAGAGATTGATATAATAGCTAAAAAAATAATTAAAATTTTTTCTGAAAATATGGGTGTGGATCTATCAAAAGATAAAGTGCTATTAAAAGGAATTATTAATCACTTAAAACCAACTATTCATAGATTAAAAAATAAACAAATTTTAGAAAATAGTATTTTAAAAGATTTTTTAAAACTGTATAAACCAATATTTATGGGAACTAAAAAATCTATTAAACCATTAAAGAATTTTATAAATTTAGAGATAACTGAAGATGAAATTGCTTTTTTAGCTATTCATTTTAAAGCTGCTCTAGATAGAGCAAATAAACTTGAAAACAGAAAAAATAATATACTAGTAGTTTGTAGTTCAGGATACGGAACATCAAAGTTATTATCGCAGCAAATAAATGAAAATTTTTCAGTAAATATTGTAGAAGTTATTCCATTTTATAGATTAAAAGATTATAGTTTAGATAGCATAGATCTTATTGTAGGAACAATCAATATGGATGAAGTTGACCTCAAAAAACCCTGTATAACTATAAATACAATATTATCTAAAGAGGATATTATTTTACTTGAAAATATTGGATTAAGTAAAAGAAAAAGTAGAATTTTTTTATCAGATCTATTAGAAACTTTTAAAAGAAGTGGAGTAATAAAAAATGAAAATATCTTGATAAAAGATTTGTCTCTATTGATGAATGAGATTTTAATAAATGATATTCATGAAGATGAGCCAAAGTTATCAGATATGTTAGAAGAGGTTATTTTAGATGTAGAGTGTGGAAGTTGGGAAGAAGCTATCAGAATGGCTGGAAAGATAATGATTGAAACTGAAATTTGTGATATAACGTATATTGAAAATATAATAGAAAGAGTAAAAGAGTTTGGTCCTTATATGGTAATGAGTAATAAAGTGGCTCTCCCACATAGTAAAAATAATGGAAATGTCTTTAAAAGTAAGATGGTTTTAATGAATTTTAGAAATGATATACTTTTTCCAGAGGAAACCCCTGTGAAAACTATGCTAACTTTTACTTCTCAAGATGAAAACGGGCATTTAGATGCACTATCTAATTTTCTAGATTTAGTTAGTAATTATAAATTTCTAGAAAAATTAGAAAATAATCCAAGTAAAAAGAAAGTAATCGATATTATAAAAAAATATGAGTTTCTATCAAATTTAG